In uncultured Acidilobus sp. JCHS, the sequence GATACTCGAGGGGGACTCCGCAATATCAGTGGTGAGGAACATGATAGGGGCCACGGACGGCCGTAAGGCCGCTCCAGGCACCATAAGGGGTGACTTCGCGCTCTCGATACAGGAGAACGTGGTTCACGCCAGCGACTCGCCGGAAAGCTATGAGAGGGAGTACAAGATAGTCTTCTCGGAGAACGACTTCGTCAGCTATTAGCCCTGGGCCACGCCAAGCTTATTTAATATCAGTGCGTACTCTTTAAGTCCAAGCTTCCTCTTCAGCTCTGCTATCTCCTTTAGTGTCAGGACCTCATCATCTGATATGTAGCTCCTGAACTCGTTCAGAAGCTTAGTCGCGTGGTCAAAGGGCACGTCAGTATAGACTACCTCGCCCTCGTCGACATGCCTGCCTATCATTATCTTGCCCTCTATCGAGACGGCAACCTTGGCTCCTGTCCTCGCTATGTCGAGGCTCTTGTCATTATCCCTTATCGCCAGTATCTTCCCTATCTCGCGACCCTTTGCCGTTATAAGGGGGTATCCAGGCCTTATGACGCCGCCTAGGACCTCTACGCCTACTATAGCAGGGTCGCTTCTCCTGAATACATACCCTGGAATAATCATAAACTTGCCTGGCCTGACCAGCTGATTTAGCTTGGCCTCCAGCTCCTCCTCCTTAAGCTTCTGTCTCCACTCCAGGTACTGGTCCAGTAGATGATATATTATGTTGTCCTGGAATATCTTAACTCCAAGGGATGAAGCCTCGAGCTCGGCCTCCGGCAGAATCTTTACGTTGAAGGCCAGCACGGCTCCCAGGCTCTTGTCCTTCCTGTCACTGAAGGAGGCCTCAATTACGTCGCTCTTGCTTACATTGCCTACGTCTGCGAGCCTCACAGGCACTTCGTATTTCTTGAGGGCTTCTAGCATCGCCTCAAGGGTGCCCAGCGTGTCAGCCTTAACGACAACGCCTACCTGGTCCCTCCTAAAGATGAGCTCCTTCACTTCACCCTTTAAGGCCTCGGCCAGCTCCTTTGCCTCCTTTTCGTCCCTAGCAGCTACCAGGGAGGAGCCCGCTAAGGCTTCCTCAAGGCCTGCCGCGGCTATCCTGACGCCAGCGGCGGCGTGAACCTCGTCGACGTTTACGAACTTGACCCCCTTAGCCCTCATATCGCTCAGGGGGGCTGGCATCAGCAGCGACCTTACTACCGATATTATGGGTCCGCTCTTTCCATTTAGGACTATGATGTCGCCGACCTTCAGCACCCCATCGTAAATTATCGCATCGACAACCGTTCCTAGGCCCGGTATCTCCTTAACCTCAAGCACGCTGCCCTTGGCTGGACCTTCCGCGTACTGAAGCCTCTT encodes:
- a CDS encoding translation initiation factor aIF-2/yIF-2: MSTEKPSQPRLRQPIVVVLGHVDHGKTSLLDKIRSTAVAAKEAGGITQHIGASIVPADVIEKIAEPLKRIIPVKLTIPGLLFIDTPGHELFSNLRRRGGSVADFAILVVDVTKGFQNQTYESLELLRARKVPFLVAANKIDKIPGWEPHPDTPFIESYRLQGEQARRALEEAIYGKIVLSLSEQGFSADLFTRIKDFARTVAVVPVSAKTGEGIADLLAVLAGLAQQYLRKRLQYAEGPAKGSVLEVKEIPGLGTVVDAIIYDGVLKVGDIIVLNGKSGPIISVVRSLLMPAPLSDMRAKGVKFVNVDEVHAAAGVRIAAAGLEEALAGSSLVAARDEKEAKELAEALKGEVKELIFRRDQVGVVVKADTLGTLEAMLEALKKYEVPVRLADVGNVSKSDVIEASFSDRKDKSLGAVLAFNVKILPEAELEASSLGVKIFQDNIIYHLLDQYLEWRQKLKEEELEAKLNQLVRPGKFMIIPGYVFRRSDPAIVGVEVLGGVIRPGYPLITAKGREIGKILAIRDNDKSLDIARTGAKVAVSIEGKIMIGRHVDEGEVVYTDVPFDHATKLLNEFRSYISDDEVLTLKEIAELKRKLGLKEYALILNKLGVAQG